Within Amycolatopsis sp. cg5, the genomic segment GGGTTGTACATGACCGAGTGGCCGTCGCCGGTGGTGGTGTCGATGAGCAGCGCCTTGGCCAGCTCGTTGCCGACCGCGCGCGAGGGGGTGTTTCCCGGCAGCATGCTCAGCCTCCCCGTTCGAAATCGGTGCGCAGCAGGCGCATCACGTCGTCGATCAGGCCTCGGCGGAGTTCACCGAGGTCGAGCGGCGCCGGCGTGGCGGGCGGCACGTCCCGGTCGGCCGGCGCGGTCATCGGCGTCTGGGCCGCCGGTACCGACGGCGGCTTACCAAGGCTCGGCGTGGGTGGTGTCGCGGCGGTCTGCCCTGGCGCGATGGCCTCGAACTCGCGTGACGACGCGAGGGCTTCCTCGGCGGCGATCCCTCCGGCACTGGCTCGCCGCTGTGCCTTGCCCGGCTCCAGATGCGCGCTGACATGCGTGGTCTCGTGGGCGAGGAGACCGAACCCGGCGGGCTCGTCCGGCCGGAATCTGCCTTCGCGGAAGTAGACGTCCGAACCGGTCGTGACGGCGTCCGCCCGATGTTCGCGGGCGACCGCGTCCGCGGCGGGATCGTCGTGCACCCGCAGCACCTCCGCGCCAGGCCCGGAAATCTCGCGCAA encodes:
- a CDS encoding DUF4157 domain-containing protein; this translates as MKTLGERLDAAAHALAGRHAPVEPAGGRFAPVLRRAEHLSAGFGDRFDRSETPMAPLVRPHRAPETAERPAAAEVEPSAVDPPEPGRPVPADVRARLREISGPGAEVLRVHDDPAADAVAREHRADAVTTGSDVYFREGRFRPDEPAGFGLLAHETTHVSAHLEPGKAQRRASAGGIAAEEALASSREFEAIAPGQTAATPPTPSLGKPPSVPAAQTPMTAPADRDVPPATPAPLDLGELRRGLIDDVMRLLRTDFERGG